In Triticum urartu cultivar G1812 chromosome 6, Tu2.1, whole genome shotgun sequence, the following proteins share a genomic window:
- the LOC125515560 gene encoding uncharacterized protein LOC125515560 — protein MHCSVCGAADHNKKGHHNHVNQTTTEETTIEEEYDDPSIIANIMPHRVYPQLDPTQTPDSMVYKMQEMEKFTYPAPREFAPLPESSFIANARDSIPMVRVTTAMSRGRVRKTANEKVARPRKKQAREGNIAMGSNVATTGSNAQTSGANARGGGNARGRGNVRGGANARGGANARGARAADPGFFNLLFGPDGSTIHEPPLVMQGEEEVIFSQNAPGASQDPYLYDEGWPDDLHDFLSL, from the exons ATGCATTGTTCTGTTTGTGGAGCTGCTGACCATAACAAGAAGGGCCACCACAATCATGTTAATCAAACAACAACTGAGGAAACAACAATTGAAGAAGAATATGACGACCCAAGCATAATTGCT AACATCATGCCACACAGAGTCTACCCTCAGCTCGATCCAACACAAACCCCTGACTCAATGGTTTACAAGATGCAAGAAATG GAGAAGTTTACATATCCAGCACCTAGGGAATTTGCCCCCCTACCTGAGTCTAGCTTCATTGCCAATGCCAGAGACTCAATTCCTATGGTTAGAGTTACAACAGCCATGTCAAGAGGCAGGGTGAGAAAGACTGCTAATGAGAAAGTTGCAAGGCCAAGAAAAAAGCAGGCAAGGGAAGGCAATATTGCAATGGGAAGCAATGTTGCAACAACTGGAAGCAATGCTCAAACAAGTGGGGCCAATGCAAGAGGAGGTGGCAATGCAAGAGGACGTGGCAATGTAAGAGGAGGGGCCAATGCAAGAGGAGGGGCCAATGCAAGAGGAGCAAGAGCTGCTGATCCAGGTTTCTTCAACTTGCTATTTGGACCCGATGGATCCACAATACATGAACCGCCACTTGTCATGCAGGGTGAGGAGGAGGTCATTTTTAGCCAAAATGCACCAGGAGCTAGCCAGGATCCTTATCTCTATGATGAAGGTTGGCCTGATGATCTGCATGACTTTTTGTCTTTGTAG